Proteins encoded in a region of the Syngnathus typhle isolate RoL2023-S1 ecotype Sweden linkage group LG20, RoL_Styp_1.0, whole genome shotgun sequence genome:
- the hepacam2 gene encoding HEPACAM family member 2 isoform X1 → MEATGGTVLCVCSLLVLLTDAKFIHVPSSTRHGIEGKSLCLPVEVYFQLNEVDIQGTWSHTSTSGTRTTVVTFTKVSNIPDMIYHDHISFKEPNMTLLIRQLNQRDEGIYHLNLNVVFLNKSGQIFKEERTVRVTVDVPVSTPIIEKSPSYALVEDKANVTWTCSVERGTRVAFQWYRDNKLLGVSDRYHFSKDKSTLLISPIKKEDKGSYRCVASNPVSQEGCEKAEELTVYYGPYNLEVNSEQGLRTGGVFTINPGELVFFDCQADSNPPNSYVWISKGPNTTTQVITEGPRLEVLSYRLAQAEEYLCRAFNNVTQKQDETQFTLVVASLGTGKDKHTQDHNGVSPLAVITVCSLFIIGGMLLVFFKKACHPKTVLMRIYNSRLISDQERPHRSGHEDATEDFGIYEFVSIHGTIESARVSSKSLAHLESVQDMHTTIYDVIRHVPETPGQSLLE, encoded by the exons ATGGAGGCCACGGGGGGAACGGTCCTTTGTGTCTGCTCGCTGCTGGTCCTCCTAACAG ACGCAAAGTTCATCCACGTCCCTTCATCAACCCGTCACGGCATCGAAGGGAAGTCCTTATGCCTGCCCGTTGAGGTGTACTTCCAATTGAACGAGGTGGATATCCAGGGAACGTGGTCCCACACCTCGACGAGCGGCACCAGGACCACCGTGGTGACATTTACCAAAGTCTCCAACATCCCCGACATGATTTACCACGACCACATCTCGTTCAAAGAGCCCAATATGACTTTGCTGATACGGCAATTAAACCAGCGTGACGAGGGAATTTATCACCTCAACCTCAACGTGGTGTTTCTTAACAAGTCGGGGCAGATTTTCAAAGAGGAGAGGACAGTGCGTGTCACTGTTGATG TTCCTGTATCCACTCCGATCATTGAGAAGAGCCCGTCTTATGCGCTGGTTGAGGACAAGGCCAACGTGACGTGGACATGTTCGGTGGAGAGAGGAACAAGGGTTGCGTTTCAGTGGTACAGAGACAATAAGCTCCTGGGTGTCAGTGACAGATATCATTTTTCCAAAGACAAATCCACGCTGCTCATCAGTCCGATTAAAAAAGAGGACAAGGGAAGTTACCGATGTGTGGCGAGCAACCCCGTCAGCCAGGAGGGATGCGAAAAAGCCGAGGAGCTCACCGTTTACT ATGGCCCGTACAACTTAGAGGTGAACTCCGAGCAAGGCCTCCGCACCGGGGGGGTGTTCACCATCAACCCTGGAGAACTGGTCTTCTTTGATTGCCAGGCTGATTCCAACCCCCCCAACAGCTACGTGTGGATCTCCAAGGGGCCCAACACGACCACGCAGGTCATCACCGAGGGCCCGCGATTGGAGGTTCTCTCCTACAGACTGGCCCAGGCTGAGGAGTACCTATGCCGCGCCTTCAACAATGTGACGCAAAAGCAAGACGAGACCCAGTTTACCTTGGTGGTCGCCAGCCTGGGAACAG gAAAAGATAAGCACACCCAGGATCACAATGGCGTATCCCCGCTGGCTGTTATTACTGTGTGTTCTTTGTTCATCATCGGTGGCATGCTGCTCGTCTTTTTTAAGAAAGCTTGTCACCCAAAGACAG TGCTCATGAGAATTTATAACAG CAGACTCATCTCTGATCAGGAACGACCACATCGATCAG GCCATGAGGATGCAACTGAAGACTTTGGTATCTATGAATTTGTCTCCATACATGGGACCATAGAATCTGCTAGG GTATCAAGCAAatccctggctcacctggagtcAGTCCAGGATATGCACACCACAATCTATGATGTGATCAGGCATGTTCCCGAAACCCCTGGCCAGAGTTTGCTTGAGTGA
- the hepacam2 gene encoding HEPACAM family member 2 isoform X2: protein MEATGGTVLCVCSLLVLLTDAKFIHVPSSTRHGIEGKSLCLPVEVYFQLNEVDIQGTWSHTSTSGTRTTVVTFTKVSNIPDMIYHDHISFKEPNMTLLIRQLNQRDEGIYHLNLNVVFLNKSGQIFKEERTVRVTVDVPVSTPIIEKSPSYALVEDKANVTWTCSVERGTRVAFQWYRDNKLLGVSDRYHFSKDKSTLLISPIKKEDKGSYRCVASNPVSQEGCEKAEELTVYYGPYNLEVNSEQGLRTGGVFTINPGELVFFDCQADSNPPNSYVWISKGPNTTTQVITEGPRLEVLSYRLAQAEEYLCRAFNNVTQKQDETQFTLVVASLGTGKDKHTQDHNGVSPLAVITVCSLFIIGGMLLVFFKKACHPKTVLMRIYNRLISDQERPHRSGHEDATEDFGIYEFVSIHGTIESARVSSKSLAHLESVQDMHTTIYDVIRHVPETPGQSLLE, encoded by the exons ATGGAGGCCACGGGGGGAACGGTCCTTTGTGTCTGCTCGCTGCTGGTCCTCCTAACAG ACGCAAAGTTCATCCACGTCCCTTCATCAACCCGTCACGGCATCGAAGGGAAGTCCTTATGCCTGCCCGTTGAGGTGTACTTCCAATTGAACGAGGTGGATATCCAGGGAACGTGGTCCCACACCTCGACGAGCGGCACCAGGACCACCGTGGTGACATTTACCAAAGTCTCCAACATCCCCGACATGATTTACCACGACCACATCTCGTTCAAAGAGCCCAATATGACTTTGCTGATACGGCAATTAAACCAGCGTGACGAGGGAATTTATCACCTCAACCTCAACGTGGTGTTTCTTAACAAGTCGGGGCAGATTTTCAAAGAGGAGAGGACAGTGCGTGTCACTGTTGATG TTCCTGTATCCACTCCGATCATTGAGAAGAGCCCGTCTTATGCGCTGGTTGAGGACAAGGCCAACGTGACGTGGACATGTTCGGTGGAGAGAGGAACAAGGGTTGCGTTTCAGTGGTACAGAGACAATAAGCTCCTGGGTGTCAGTGACAGATATCATTTTTCCAAAGACAAATCCACGCTGCTCATCAGTCCGATTAAAAAAGAGGACAAGGGAAGTTACCGATGTGTGGCGAGCAACCCCGTCAGCCAGGAGGGATGCGAAAAAGCCGAGGAGCTCACCGTTTACT ATGGCCCGTACAACTTAGAGGTGAACTCCGAGCAAGGCCTCCGCACCGGGGGGGTGTTCACCATCAACCCTGGAGAACTGGTCTTCTTTGATTGCCAGGCTGATTCCAACCCCCCCAACAGCTACGTGTGGATCTCCAAGGGGCCCAACACGACCACGCAGGTCATCACCGAGGGCCCGCGATTGGAGGTTCTCTCCTACAGACTGGCCCAGGCTGAGGAGTACCTATGCCGCGCCTTCAACAATGTGACGCAAAAGCAAGACGAGACCCAGTTTACCTTGGTGGTCGCCAGCCTGGGAACAG gAAAAGATAAGCACACCCAGGATCACAATGGCGTATCCCCGCTGGCTGTTATTACTGTGTGTTCTTTGTTCATCATCGGTGGCATGCTGCTCGTCTTTTTTAAGAAAGCTTGTCACCCAAAGACAG TGCTCATGAGAATTTATAACAG ACTCATCTCTGATCAGGAACGACCACATCGATCAG GCCATGAGGATGCAACTGAAGACTTTGGTATCTATGAATTTGTCTCCATACATGGGACCATAGAATCTGCTAGG GTATCAAGCAAatccctggctcacctggagtcAGTCCAGGATATGCACACCACAATCTATGATGTGATCAGGCATGTTCCCGAAACCCCTGGCCAGAGTTTGCTTGAGTGA